DNA sequence from the Candidatus Neomarinimicrobiota bacterium genome:
TTAATATTAAACTGATGAAATGTGGCGGGTTGCGGGAAGCCCATAGAATGATCCAGATGGCGAAGGAGCACGAGTTGAAAATTATGCTGGGATGCATGGTGGAGACGTCTGTAGCAATCACCGCCGCCGCCCATCTTTCGCCTCTGGTGGACTATGCCGATCTGGATGGCAATATTCTTACCAGCAATGATCCATTCGACGGCGTTAAAGTAGAGGACGGTATGCTTATTCTTCCTGACGGTCCTGGATTAGGAGTGGAATTGCATCGATGAGAGTTCTCGGTATCGAACATATCGCCATCGCAACAGATGACCTCGACCGGGATGCGCCGTTCTGGTGCCATGTTCTGAATATCCCGCATCGCACTACGGAAGGTGTATCGGCTGAAGGGGTGATCACTGATATCTACGATACGGGACGAGGCAAGGTTGAACTACTATCGGAACTTGGGGAAGACTCACCCATCCGAAAGTTCCTGGAGAAGCGGGGAAGAGGGATTCATCACCTCTGTCTTGAAGTTGAGAAACTGGACGAGGCAGTTGCTGAGCTGAAGGCCAACGGCATCCGTCTTGTTTCTGATGAGCCGAGCATCGGAGCCGAAGGCTATAGAATCATCTTTGTGCATCCTGAGAGCGCCGGCGGGGTGCTGGTAGAACTGGCTGAAAAGCCGTAGCACTATCTCACAACATATATAGTCGGGTAAGTTTGACCATGTGCTCAGTCATGCTGATATACTACGAGAGATAGATTGACTTCAGCTCATCCTTGAGTCCGAGCAGGTATTCGATCTTCTCCAAACCTATAGATTCCTCATTCACCCTTTGAAACTCACGTTTTAGTTTGGACTGATCTTCATGAGTAAGACGACTGTCCGCCATGGGGTAGAGGATGTTATTTTCCTTATAGATATGATCTCTCAGCAGATAAACAAATCCTCGGGCATTGTCCACGAAGGTTGGGATTACCTTGTGATCACCTTCCCGGTACGATGTAGCAGCTTCTGCCATTTTCTTTACATAATCCCGTCCTACAGTATGTTCCGACAGCATAACAGCAATAGGGCCTTCTTCCGTGGAAAAACCCGCTTCTTCCATGGTGGAGAAAAGGAGATCCTCCTCCTTTCCGTGATGGCATCTGTCTGCAAATTCTCTGATGAATTCTACAATCTGTTCAAGATGATCTGAAGGGACTTCCTGGCCGGATTCAAGATTGTCACAAACCTTGGCAGTGATGTCAAGCATAGCTG
Encoded proteins:
- the mce gene encoding methylmalonyl-CoA epimerase, which encodes MRVLGIEHIAIATDDLDRDAPFWCHVLNIPHRTTEGVSAEGVITDIYDTGRGKVELLSELGEDSPIRKFLEKRGRGIHHLCLEVEKLDEAVAELKANGIRLVSDEPSIGAEGYRIIFVHPESAGGVLVELAEKP
- a CDS encoding hemerythrin domain-containing protein, whose protein sequence is MKPTEQLVDEHESITAMLDITAKVCDNLESGQEVPSDHLEQIVEFIREFADRCHHGKEEDLLFSTMEEAGFSTEEGPIAVMLSEHTVGRDYVKKMAEAATSYREGDHKVIPTFVDNARGFVYLLRDHIYKENNILYPMADSRLTHEDQSKLKREFQRVNEESIGLEKIEYLLGLKDELKSIYLS